The Chroicocephalus ridibundus chromosome 3, bChrRid1.1, whole genome shotgun sequence genome includes the window CTGCTGGTGTGTGTTGCCTGCCACAACATCCACTGAAAACATGCCTGAATTTTAGAAGTAGCAGTCCAGAAAAAGGCTGATATCTTGCTCTCACTATATGAACTTGtctcagagtgaaaaatgtgaaatacGAGTAAAGAAGGGTCACTTGGTACCAATACTGTAGGGTTTGCCTTTGTAATTGAAGCATGTTACCTCTGGGAGTTCTCTAGCAATTAGGCAGTGGCTGAAGAACTTAAACTTCAGCCTTAAGCATTGAGCGAGGTAATAGGCCACCTACTTCACTCTTCAGAAGTTAGTCCCAATGGCAGcctccctcccagtcccctgGGATAACTATGAGTGGAGATGCGATCAGGGCATTAGAGACATCACTGAACCGTAGGATAATTGAGCTTGACCATAACAAAAGCAACGTGATTACCTTAAAGCTGGGCAGCTGACACACAGGGAAGAACTgggtgtattttaaaataaaacagtacaaTGTTAAAGAAAAGattgacttaaaaataaatctctcaaacTTCCATCCTCTgaaatttattaaagaaaattgaATTGCATTGGAGTCTGTACCCTGCAGTAAATCAAATGTTAGCAACAAAGACTGAAGCTGACCATCTGGCTCATTTTGCCCAGTGCTTTGCTATCCCCGGCAATCACGTTATGTACGCCATTTAACATACTGACCAAGCATCGCTTTAAAACTGACCACATAGTTGCTCTGCTCTTGGTTCTGGAAAGAGGGTCTCCTGGAGCATCGCTGCTCAGTAGCAGCAGGAGCATCAGCCTTCTAATTTCCAATTTCCAGTCCTGATGAGTTTACTTGGCTTTCTTCTTGAACCAAATGTAGTCTCTTGGCTTGTAGAAGCTGCCTAATCCCCTCCATGAACTACAGTCCTCCACAGAGATGCGCTGTTCCTTCTCGTAGCCTTCTCTGCACCTATTTAAGTTGGCTTTCATCTACATGAGCATAGCTGACCCAAATTGTGCAGAGTATTACTGTATTTGTGTTTATACATTGGTAGCTGGTGATTGAGACTAGGAAATATCAATCTGATATCTAACATAACTTTTATCCAAACTATTTATAGCAGTCACAATTATTTCTTATTATCACTTTCAAGTGAAAAAGCTCAGTTTCAGATTTGACTATAGTGTATTTACTGCAGGAGGAATAAATAATTCAGttggtatttctaaaaatataattagTTGATGAGTCAGAGAAGAATTTCATTTTCCTAAATGTTAAGGCTTGAAGATTGTGATCATCATGATCAACGTGTCTGACCTGTGACTCTGTCATGTCTTAGGACTCTGCCTGGTCATTCTTGCGTCAGTTTGTAACTAAGCTGGGATATTGTTCAGACAAGACTGAATAAAGGGCCCAAACCACATTCTTGCACTTTGCTGAATGTTATTTCACACAACACAAACAAAAGGTACACCCCACAGACAAGCCTGCACCTGGTGAGtcatcatttttgtttaaaaatttaagtCAATTAACATTTACTAATGGGCTAATTTCTGATAACTTGGTACACGTTTTTAGAACATCATACATAACTGTGAACcgctatatgtgtgtgtgcgcatataTATTTAAGGCAATGAAACATATTTCTATTTATGGGAATCCAAGTCTTACCAAGAACCTGTATCATCcatgtgaaatgtgaaaatagAAATGGAGGCAGCTGGGATAAAATGAAAAGGCATAAACTAATCAAACTCCAGACTGCAATAAAAGCTGCcatgaaagaagaaactgaaaaacaaaaatgaacaccACGTAGAGCAAAAGATCAATATTTTATTGACTAGAAAACAGACCGCTATGTACTTGTTGGTCAGTCATTATCCATTATTGATTTTATGCCACTGCAGTTCTGCAGTTCAGTTCTGGCTTAGCTATGCatgcatattcttttttttttttttttctctttttttcatttttctacctAAAGTAATGGTTGGCTTCAGTATGAGTAAAGCCCGCTCAAGTCAACCAAATAACTATGCACTTAAGGTCAGAGTCTAAAGGAGAATGTACGACTTAAAGACATGCGAGATGAGGACTAAAACAGTTCTGAGTGGTGCAGAATCTGACGTCCTTCGTACCACTGCACTGCTCACAACAGCCTGGTACAGACACTGCAACACAAATCAGGTCGTTGTAGCATACAGTATGGAAGAAGTAAGAGAAATGCTTGTAACTCGggtctagatgacctttaataATAGACACTTGAGCGCTGAAGCTCAGCAAACAGATATAAACTTCTCAAAGCCAGCTACCTAGAAATGAATACCTTGTACTACAAGCGAGGACTGCCTACCTTGCAGTGACAACATTACCAATTCTTGACATAATATCGGCAAATGTGTGTGGCACATGGCAAAACGCATGGGGTATTGAtgctgaagagcttatagcctgCCATAGGCAAGCAGGCACTTACAGGAAAAGTGATAGACTGTGGATCAAAAGACGTAGCAAGGTGGAAAAGATAAGGCCATTAACTGTGTTTTGATTGCTGGGAAATGGGCTCTGGGGGGAGGAAAGTACAAGGTTAAAGGGACAAGTATGAGTTGGCGCTTGTCTGtactaataaaaatatattttatgcgTGTATTTGAAGGTCTAGTGAAGACAAAGGAGACAGAGTCTTAAGGTATACTAGCTATTGGAAAGTGTACATCAGCACTACCCAAGCTTGGGCAATCCTTACCTCTACAGTAGCTCAAAATATGGGtctatttatgttttaaagcaGTTACGCCTGAAAAATTAAGTATAGTTAACCAATTGTGGGAAAGGACCTGTCACTCAGTTTGTTTGATGACTAAAGACTACATTTCTGAGGAGCAATCTCAGTAAGGAgaggaaaataaccttttctcCCTTTATCTGTCCCTGGGATGGGCATCTCTGACTCAGTGGCCCTATGTATAAAAATATCTCCTCCTCCCGCTTTCTGCCTGCTTTGTCAGCAGCTTTTTTTGCCCGAAATATGAAGTTGATATCTACAAGTCGTTCTCATCAATGTTACGAACCAATAGAAAAATGCACGTGCCCAGCTTTCCACACCAAGGTCTGCGTCTGTGAGGCAGTGCTAATGCCTCATCATTAGTCATATGCCATATAGACTTTTCACAATCCTCCTCTGTTCACGGGAGATGAGAGCTAAATTTTTAAGCTTCTAACAGCAGAGTGCAGTGTGTTACAGGGAGAAACATACCGTAGTTATGTTTAAAATACGaatcttttctgtgttattttcttaGCCAGTTTGGGGCTGTTAAAAAATTTTTACAAGCACTTGAGAACTATGATAGAATTAAACTGCTGTTGGAAAGCTACTTGAATGGCTAAATAACTGTTATACTTTCTAGATTACTTTTTTACTGCAGAGTAATGAAGTACATGGTTACAGAGCGAGAATCGTGCAACTGTACAGCTCTCCACAGAACTACGAAGCAGAGCCACATTCATGACAAAGGACATCATCCTGCCGAGTGAGGAATCCTTGGCCCACCAGCGAGATAGAGCATTTTGCACAGTTAAAGCATTCCCCATGCCACTGGCGCTCTTCAAATGAGATAAATTTGGGACCTCCGAGAGCTGAAAGAGATTATGAGGAAGAAGATGTGAATCCAGTATTTCCGGTAATGGTTCAGAAATGCAACAGATGATTGTTTTCTGATGTGTGATCAGGTTGTCAGCCatccagcaaacaaacaaatgaacaaaaatccgtagtctgaaatattttttgttggcTGAATtgtaaaacagctttaaaattaaatacagtgagaaatattttaagcaaagcCACAAGTCacttgcttgttttcatttcccaTTATGAACTCTGAACAAAATAGCTTTATCAGAATGTCCATTCAGCTTTGCTGATCTTCCCAACAAACTctcatgaaaaatatttgcaatgcatATAGTTTTTATACAACACTGAGTGAAATGTAATTATTTCCACCTAAGTTTCTTAAAGATGGAGTCTTTTGGAAATCATCAGATCATGGAGTTCCTACCATGagtatctgaaataaaacattagtgggggtttgttttgttttcttagttttgtttgtaggttttttttttccccctttctaaaATTGTGCCCAATTGATTGGGTATTCATCATTTTATTTGTCCACTTATATATGCAGCGAGCACCTGTAACCATCAGTACTCTTCAACAGTTGAGTCCACATGTAATAGAATCAGAGTGCAGATCACCAGCAAATGTTCTCAGAAAACTTCAGCTATCACAGACTAGTGACCTATATATCTAATTATAAATCATCTAAGTACACAAGGATGCAGGCAACAGGGCTTTGTTGCATTTGGCAAGCTTTCTAATTTGACAGGTGTGCCTAACCAGCAGGCAGTTAATTCATGGTGAATTTGATCATATTTGCACTTAAAAACGAAGCTGAAGAAATTACAGACACGAGGGACTTCTGTGCATTGTCCTGGCAAGAGCCAAAAAGTACCTTTTGATATATTCTTAGGGATGAATTTTGGTGCAGAAAGCGCTAAATCAAACAATGGAGGAACTCCTTTTGGCAAATAAAACAGCTCCTCAGCGGTCAGGGAACACGTGTGATCAGTGTGTCCTAGCAAGACACGTTACCTGTGATGGAGAGGGGGTCTCTCTAGTAATTAAATCCCATGGTTTTTCATTATGATGGGACTacttttaatgctgttttctaaACTAAAGATCTGATTTGAGAGAAGACTCATAGTTCATCAGCGCCTAGCCCCTTCCAGAAGATGGGACTCACCTGTAATAGGTTTCTTGCAAGCAGCACACTTCTTAGCATACAATTTGCTGAAACAGTCTACACAGTATGGATATTCATCTTTGGAAATAAACCTTTGTCCAGACAGCTGGGTTTTACACCCAGCACACACAAAGCATTCTTTATGCCAAGGCTGATCATGGTAGGTCACTCCCCCGGAAGTTATTACCTAATGTATGGACAAAAAGGACAGAGCAGTGAAACAAAGGAGTGAATCTCAAAGGATTATCCAGTCCTTCGTAAGTCCTTCCACTTGTTTTTGGTCTTCCCATATGCACAAGAGAAGACAGTGTGGTCATATCAACTGTTTTTCATCTGGAATATCAACTTGACTAACTGCAGTTGAGCTGAACATGCCCCTGGTTTGTTATTCTATTTTCTATCATAGGATAACCTCATGGTTTGTAATAAACAGGTTAGCATGTTATGAAATTTTTCTGTTACGCATGTGGATAAGGCATACACATCAGGCATGCTCTCAGAAAAGCAATTCTCAGTGATGGACAGTGAAGGAAAGAACCAGTGCTGAGACTATGGCTAATCTCCAACTGGAACCGGTATTCTTCTGTCTCACaactgaaacagtattttaagtAGGAAGGAAGAGACAGTAAAGAAGCAGAAGTGAGACAGAAATGAGATCTACTGtgccaaaagaagaaataaaatggtgTTTATCAGCACCATCAAACTTCTCCTTCCCTGAAACTCACTCACAGCTCTCTACTGATTATTTCTGAAGAAGGAAATTTCCAGTTGCTCTACGGCTTCCATATGTGTGGTAAAGAGCTGGTTTCACAGAAGTTGTGAGAGACTGTATagagaaatttctctagagataAAGATGAACTGTAAGATAGTGTTTCTACTGTCAAGTCACATGCAAGAcagtgaatgaatgaatgaatgaatgaatgaatgaatgaatgacttgatgatcttaaaggtcccttccaacctcagcaattctatgattctatgattctatgaatatagtCGGAACATCAGGAGAAAAAGTTGGAGAAACTTAATTAAGTAAAAATAGCGGCACCATCAGATATCCCTGGGGAATATAGTTTTGgggaaataaagaataataatggGTGatgtcaggaaataaaaaaacttaaATAGTTCCTGATCCCCTTAGCATTCTAGTACTGGTCTACTTCtaacttttatttgcttttccattaaaatatcaaaatctctggcaaaaaaattcaaaactcCAATTTGGCAAGTTAATTTCTTTGGGCTCAATTCCAATTTATGGGAACTGATGCAAGTTTAAGTAGTAAAATTGTTTTAGCTGTTATGTTTCTTTGTATTCCTAgaacttttaagaagaaaatcctGATTATTTCACATAAGTGCTGCTAACATCAATGTCTCTAATAAACATAGAATAGTGTGAAACTTTGAGTATTTTCATCAGTCAGAGACAATTTTAAAACATGAGAAACTGAGTAAGGGATGAattgatttatttgtatttgggggaaaaaagaaaaactaatttgAAATCAAGCTTTCTGGTACCCACAGGGGAAGCATTATGTATTGAAACAGTGTATTGGACTCTTGTCTAGTAGTATCACAACTGAATATTACTTAATCTGATTATTGCCTGATATAtttcaagagagaaaaaggcaagactgtGAATGCTTTGTTCAGCTTAGGTGGCTTATTATGCATATGAATATATTCTAAAAATGTTGGAAAGGCGGGCATGTTTATCAAGGCAAAGCAAAATCAGGTATTGTCAGGAAAGTAGAGTTTTACATGATTTTCAATGAGACAGTCAATCTTTGTTAAAAATCACAGTCAATAACAAAAGAATCCCAAAGTATTTGTTTTGGTCAATAAATTTATCTCAAATATAATCAGGGTTATATTAATATTAACTAGAAGGGGACAGCAGACACTGTCATAATTGGCTTTCAGTGCCCAATGCCAAAAGGAAGACTCTGCTCTTACTCGTAGTTCAACAAACATTTTACATGATCCGCCCCCTTCCCCAACAAGCAATATTGCCTCATTAGGGCAATTTTTCCATTATACATTTAATTACCTTTTTGCAAGAGTAGCAATGGTGAGCAAATTGCTTCTCAAAACAGGGCACACAGTAATTCTCATTGTCTTTGGTGATCAGTGGTTTTGTTCCCAATGGTTGCCGGCAATATTGGCAAACGAAACAGGATTCATGCCAGGAACTTCCCTTAAATTCCATTTTACGGGAGCCTGCAAAAACCCAAAGTGAACATATATGTTATAGTGCTATATCCCCTCAGATATAGCATTGTAATGTAAGTTTTAAATGTTAGGAAGACTCATGGTTTTAATCTTGTATCTCAGTATTGTATTATCTAAGAAAGCACTTATTCTCAATTTAATAGAGTTTCTAAGTAAGTACTTGAAATTTCAAGAACACGTTCAGCGCCACATGATCACTTGGCAAAGGATGTGCTAAGTTGCCTAAGCTGTGATTTTTAGTCTGTCATGTGAATCTTTTAGGGTTATTTCTCTGTGATACGCTTCAGTTGCTCAGAGTTTCTCTCAGGCCAGTCAACTCTGATGATGTTCAGATACACAGGACTTCTATAAATTAAAGATGAATTTGCTTAGATGTTTTGTATATCTATTAATGTCCTGTCTTTTGTCTTCCTTAAACTAAGTCTCCTTCACTTATAAATGCATTATTTATCTTATTCAGCTTAAGctggcaactttttttttaaagtaaatatattttctgtgatGAAGCACACTACACAGTCTCTTCTTATAGCGCAACATTTCCGTCCTAGATCATCTGTTCTTTTTATTGtattcaactttttcttttgatcCAGTGCAAGGACAGATGGAATCACCAAAGAAAGGTACACAGTTATATGACTGCCAGAGGAGTTTCAGAGCCTTTAGCTCTGGGTGTGGGTGCCTTGTAACATGtaggcccttttcagtggtgcccagcaacaggacaagaggtaacgggcacaaacttgaacataggaagttccacctaaacatgaggaggaacttctttcctttgagggtggcagagcactggaacaggctgcccagagaggtggtagagtctccaactctggagacattcaaaacccacctggacgtgttcctgtgcaacct containing:
- the FHL5 gene encoding four and a half LIM domains protein 5, producing MTSSNTDCHYCLQSLRGRKYALREENAYCVSCYDSLFANPCEECKQPIECDSKDLAYKGRHWHERCFKCTKCHRSLVEKPFAAKDELLLCTECYSDEYSSKCFHCQKTIMPGSRKMEFKGSSWHESCFVCQYCRQPLGTKPLITKDNENYCVPCFEKQFAHHCYSCKKVITSGGVTYHDQPWHKECFVCAGCKTQLSGQRFISKDEYPYCVDCFSKLYAKKCAACKKPITALGGPKFISFEERQWHGECFNCAKCSISLVGQGFLTRQDDVLCHECGSAS